A genomic window from Lotus japonicus ecotype B-129 chromosome 1, LjGifu_v1.2 includes:
- the LOC130740581 gene encoding pentatricopeptide repeat-containing protein At3g21470: protein MVQVTKLRGIRESLKPPHSHWCRCSINEQGSSRNALVVYKQTRHEGAQHDPNVVPLLLKACASLSSVKVLHAESIKAGSDSDVFIGTALVTTYAKCGVVWDARKLFDAMPERNVVTWNAMISGYMRNGDMESASLVFEEMPGKTGVTWSQMIGGFARNGDTATARRLFDEAPHELKGVVTWTVMVDGYARKGEMEAAREVFELMPERNCFVWSSMVSGYCKKGSVAEAETIFGRIPVRSLEIWNTMIAGYVQNGFGERALQAFEEMRAEGFEPDEFTVVSVLSACAQLGLLDAGKQIHHMIEHKRLTVNPFVLSGLVDMYAKCGDLVNARLVFEGFTQRNICCWNAMISGFAINGKCREVLEFFGRMENLNIRPDAITFLTVLSACAHGGLLSEALEVISKMEAYAIEMGIKHYGCMVDLLGRAGRLKEAYDLIKRMPMEPNETVLGAMLGACRTHSDMKMAEQVIKLIGTNSITRADSHNVLLSNIYAASEKWEKAEKMRGIMVDGESEKIAGCSSIIFSDFFADSSMTKEVSH, encoded by the coding sequence ATGGTGCAAGTCACCAAATTGCGTGGAATCAGAGAGAGTTTGAAGCCACCACATTCACATTGGTGTCGTTGTTCAATCAATGAGCAAGGATCATCGAGAAATGCACTTGTTGTGTATAAACAGACTCGGCATGAAGGAGCACAACACGACCCCAACGTGGTCCCTCTGTTGCTCAAGGCTTGTGCTTCTCTTTCCTCCGTCAAGGTTTTGCACGCAGAGTCCATCAAGGCCGGTTCAGACAGCGATGTCTTCATCGGAACTGCGTTGGTCACAACGTATGCTAAATGCGGCGTCGTTTGGGATGCCCGCAAGCTGTTCGACGCAATGCCTGAGAGAAATGTCGTGACTTGGAATGCCATGATTAGTGGGTACATGAGAAATGGGGACATGGAATCTGCTTCGCTTGTGTTTGAGGAGATGCCGGGGAAAACTGGGGTGACTTGGAGTCAGATGATTGGTGGGTTTGCTAGGAATGGGGACACTGCCACTGCTAGGAGGTTGTTTGATGAGGCTCCACATGAGTTGAAGGGTGTTGTGACATGGACTGTGATGGTTGATGGATATGCTAGAAAAGGGGAGATGGAAGCCGCCAGGGAGGTCTTCGAGCTCATGCCTGAAAGGAATTGCTTTGTTTGGTCATCTATGGTTTCTGGGTACTGCAAGAAGGGGAGTGTCGCAGAGGCTGAGACTATTTTTGGACGGATACCGGTCCGGAGTTTGGAGATTTGGAATACCATGATTGCTGGATATGTGCAGAATGGATTTGGGGAGAGAGCATTGCAGGCTTTTGAGGAAATGAGAGCAGAAGGGTTTGAGCCTGATGAGTTCACTGTTGTTAGTGTTTTATCTGCTTGTGCTCAGTTGGGGCTCCTTGATGCTGGTAAGCAAATCCATCACATGATAGAGCATAAAAGGTTAACGGTGAACCCGTTTGTTTTGAGTGGATTGGTTGACATGTATGCTAAATGTGGGGACTTGGTCAATGCAAGGTTGGTGTTTGAGGGGTTCACTCAGAGGAACATCTGCTGCTGGAATGCTATGATTTCAGGTTTTGCCATCAATGGAAAATGCAGGGAGGTTCTCGAGTTTTTTGGCAGGATGGAGAATTTAAATATAAGGCCTGATGCTATCACCTTTCTCACTGTGCTCTCGGCTTGTGCTCATGGGGGTTTGCTCAGTGAAGCTTTGGAAGTAATATCCAAAATGGAGGCATATGCAATTGAAATGGGCATCAAGCATTACGGATGCATGGTTGACCTCTTGGGCAGAGCAGGGAGATTGAAGGAGGCTTATGACTTGATCAAAAGAATGCCAATGGAACCTAATGAAACTGTTTTAGGGGCAATGCTTGGTGCATGCCGGACTCATTCAGATATGAAAATGGCAGAACAAGTAATTAAGTTAATCGGTACAAACTCTATTACACGTGCTGATTCTCACAATGTGCTTTTGTCAAATATCTATGCAGCTTCTGAAAAATGGGAGAAAGCTGAGAAGATGAGAGGGATCATGGTAGATGGGGAGTCTGAAAAGATAGCCGGGTGTAGTTCTATCATATTTAGTGATTTTTTTGCGGATTCAAGTATGACTAAAGAAGTGTCACATTGA